The Populus alba chromosome 6, ASM523922v2, whole genome shotgun sequence genome contains a region encoding:
- the LOC118037635 gene encoding protein ACCELERATED CELL DEATH 6, whose protein sequence is MNRITYIDHILYKAAAEGNIDPFKNCETCLDQLLTPDENTILHVYLRNQTREPESTDFVDKILEMCPPLVFQANKKGETLLHLAARYGHSNVVKVLIDRAKALPADPESGVTEAKRMLRMTNVERDTALHEAARSRGSQVVEILTAEDPEFSYSANVHGEPPLYIAVLRGGKEIDEILGNCISVDYGGPNGGTALHAASSGGHHGTARKILDCYPSAAYIADTKRKRTALHIAAIHGNVNAVKEIVSRCPASCELVDDKGWNALHYAVASQTRNVLEECLQIPELARLKTEKDDKGNTPFHLIAALAHKQKQWRRVLDEHRDEFDSDIFGLNKRKLRVDDLLFINFAELKKEIFESVEDVARGPFGNLTIRVRGQNEEEDKEEEEALSKARESHLVVAALIATVTFAAAFTLPGGYKSDRGTAILTKKAAFIVFIISDAMSMVLSIFVVFIHFLMAMIQGFKLDKNKEMYEVTSLKLFMLATLLTMIGMGTMIIAFLTGTYAVLEPSLGLAISACLIDLSFFFLVCLAFRIIYRDVKDMV, encoded by the exons ATGAATAGAATCACCTATATTGATCATATCTTGTACAAAGCTGCAGCAGAAGGCAATATCGATCcctttaagaattgtgaaactTGCCTCGATCAGTTATTGACTCCAGACGAGAACACAATACTTCATGTCTACTTAAGAAACCAGACGAGGGAGCCGGAATCCActgattttgttgataaaattcTTGAAATGTGTCCGCCACTGGTATTCCAAGCCAATAAGAAAGGAGAAACCCTACTCCATTTGGCAGCAAGATATGGCCATTCCAATGTGGTGAAAGTCCTCATTGACCGTGCAAAAGCTCTACCTGCAGATCCAGAGAGCGGAGTAACAGAAGCAAAAAGAATGTTGAGGATGACCAATGTAGAGCGAGATACAGCGTTGCACGAGGCAGCTCGAAGTAGGGGGAGCCAAGTGGTGGAAATATTGACAGCGGAGGACCCTGAGTTTTCATATTCCGCCAATGTTCATGGAGAACCACCACTCTATATTGCTGTTTTAAGAGGAGGAAAAGAGATCGATGAGATCTTAGGAAATTGCATTTCAGTGGACTATGGCGGCCCTAATGGTGGAACTGCTTTACATGCGGCAAGCTCGGGGGGACATCATG GGACAGCCAGAAAAATACTGGACTGTTATCCGTCGGCAGCCTACATTGCTGACACAAAGAGGAAGAGAACAGCTCTTCACATTGCTGCCATTCACGGCAATGTAAACGCCGTGAAAGAGATTGTTTCTCGTTGTCCAGCAAGCTGTGAGCTAGTTGATGACAAAGGTTGGAATGCTCTTCACTATGCTGTTGCCAGTCAAACAAGGAATGTATTGGAGGAATGTCTGCAGATTCCTGAGCTTGCAAGACTTAAAACCGAGAAGGATGACAAAGGAAACACGCCCTTCCATCTAATTGCTGCTTTAGCGCACAAGCAGAAGCAATGGAGACGTGTTTTAGATGAACATAGAGATGAATTTGACAGCGATATATTTGGTCTTAATAAGCGAAAGCTACGGGTCGACGACTTGCTCTTCATAAATTTTGCTGAGTTGAAG AAAGAGATCTTTGAATCCGTTGAAGATGTTGCCAGGGGACCGTTTGGCAACCTTACTATTCGTGTGAGAGGACAGAATGAGGAGGAAGacaaagaggaagaggaagcttTGAGTAAAGCAAGAGAGTCTCATCTAGTTGTAGCAGCGTTGATAGCAACAGTAACATTTGCAGCAGCATTTACTCTACCTGGTGGTTACAAAAGTGACCGAGGCACTGCAATTCTAACTAAAAAAGCTGCTTTTATAGTATTTATCATATCAGATGCAATGTCAATGGTgctttctatttttgttgtttttatccattttttgaTGGCGATGATTCAAGGTTTTAAATTGGATAAGAATAAAGAGATGTATGAGGTTACctctttgaaattatttatgttgGCCACATTGTTAACCATGATTGGCATGGGGACAATGATCATCGCATTCCTCACAGGCACATATGCAGTTTTAGAACCCTCTTTGGGGCTTGCTATCAGTGCTTGTCTCATTGATTTAAGCTTCTTCTTCCTTGTTTGTTTAGCGTTTAGAATCATTTACAGGGATGTAAAAGACATGGTGTAA